The Coffea arabica cultivar ET-39 chromosome 2c, Coffea Arabica ET-39 HiFi, whole genome shotgun sequence genome includes the window CAGTGAATATACATCGCATAGGGATTTTCTTGTAATATAAGGGCCTTCAAACCATTGAACTCACCTCGCATATTTGAAGCTCCATCATATCCTTGACCTCTCAATTTGGATAATGGTAATCCGTGTTGCGCGAATAAAGAATCAATTGCATCTTTCAAACAAAGAGATGTGGTGTCAGACACATGTACAATTGCAAGGAAACGTTCAATCACACGCCCTTCTTTGTTCACATATCTCAAAACAACTCCCATTTGCTCTTTCACTGAACTGTCTCGAGACTCATCAACTATTAGGGAAAAATAATTGTCTCCAATATCATTGATTATAGCACTTGTGATCTCTGAGGCACAAGCATGTGCCAGATCTTTTTGAATCATTGGAGAAGTTAGTTGATTATTTGCAGGAGCATTTTGATTTACAACCTCAAAAATCTCAGTATTTCGCTGGCTATACCACTcaaacaattcaagaaaatttcctcTATTTGAAGAACTGGTTGACTCATCATTTCCACGAAAAGCCAATCCTTGCTTCAAAAGAAAGCGGGTCACATCCAGAGCAGCAGTTAAACGGGTGCGATATGCAATATCTATTTCGTGCCCACAAGATCGTAGCACATTTGACACACTATGCCTTTGATCTTGAAAACTTTCAAACTGTATTCTAGCATCATTATGGCAACTATTCACAGCTCCAATATGTTCATTAAATCTTTCCATTGCCTTTTTCCAATTATTGAATCCCGTTTTTGTAAAGGCATCCTCTGCATATCGACCTCccttattttgtgttttgaaaAGAAAGCACCAAAAGCAAAACGCCGCATTTTTCGATATGCTATATTCTAACCATACAAACTTTTGATACCAACTATCTTGGAAACTTCTATGTTGTTTACCAAATGATGTTTTTGGATACATATGGTCAATCGGTTGGCAAGGTCCCCTAGTCAAATACTCTATTCGGACATGGTCTCGAAGAGAAATATCAAATTTCTCAACTGATTTTCGTAATCCCGGATCACTAACAATATCATTTAAATTCAATTCCACACAAGATTGATTTTGAACTGGTTCACTAATATTAGGCTCATTTGAAGATTCACCACTACGGACTCGTTTAGGTTTAAAGAATCTCTCCATTTTCTGTCACAATTAAATAATTGTggttaaattcaataaaattatgcaattcaataatcaattaatttaaaattcatataaataattcttTAATTTAATAATAAATTCATATTACTTATATTTCTCAATTTATAAAATTCATTatataaaattatcaaaaagttaaaataaggtACAACTAAATACCCATATAATCTCTAATTCAATctcataaaattttgaatttatatttacattcaaaatttctaattcacataattaattcttaaaatttcaaatataaaactaacaaaattttaaaaactaaataCAACCTAAAATCTATACAATttctaaactaatttctaatttaaatttaatatcattaaattttttaatgtaatctttcaaattcttAAATTACATTAAcataaactaaataaaaattaatcttaatcaaattaatatcaagatactcaaaattcaaaaataatttaaacatataattaacaaaaatataaaGATGAATATTGTAATTTAAACCAAAAAACTAACCTAAAAGATTTATGTGAATGGAATGGTGGAGAGTTGGAGTCTTGGAGCCTTGGAGCCTTGAATTGAAGGCTTGTAGCAGGATGGTAGAATCTCAACTGAagcttcttggagttcttggagcCTGGCGTCTTCTTCGTGGAGTTGGAGTCTTGTTTGCCCTTTGGCACTGGCGGCGTGCTTTTGCATCAGATGAAGCCCTAAGGCTTCATCTGatgtattttttttcccctcattataCAAAACGACGTCGTTCCACTAAAAGtgaaacgacgtcgttttgtatttagagggcaaaaaaaaaattcaaaatgaaatGGGTCATCTTCTTCCTCAGCAGTCAGCACGGCAGTGGCTTTCCAGCTCTTCTTCACTTCCTCTGCAGCATTCATGGAGCCATGGAGAATGGTAGATCTGGATCACCGTGGGGGGGCTGGGCTGGGCTGGGCTGGCCGCCGGAATCCCCTATATATAAGGGGTTTTCCGGCGGCTTggggggggcttaagcccccaccagcccccccttaaatccgtggctgtatatatatgtgtgtgtattggCTGATAATGGAGCAAATTTAGAACTAAAAACTTTTCATCGGGGTGTAAGAATTAATAATGGTTATAGCACGGCATTTTTCTATTATAATGGCTTTGGTTAATAACAAAGCATAATTTAGCTAGTCCCAAACATATTCGGATTTTCATTTGGATCCTTAAACTTCAATATAGAATActctaattttcaaaatataaaaattttcgcaTTTAAGTAAAACGATTGACGAAAATGTgacatattttatatataagaGGGACAAATTTATATTTTCGGGATTAAAGTATGGCaagattttatattttagagACTATAACcgaataaattatatatattaggtAGAAACACCTCGAGAGAGCTCATAAAAAAGTCTAATATGTAAGTTAGAAATCCAAATCTGATCCAAAAGTTTAAATTATTAAGTTTTGGGCCATTACGTATATATTAATCTCTTTTTCTCCATCTCTCGGACCAATGTGGAACATAATTCATTTACTCATGAATCTAACAAATCTCTCCCTTCGTGAGTAACTCTTTACAGTAAACCCAAGTTTGCAGGTTCTTTTTCGAGTCCACTTTAATACCCAACTCAAACTCACCTTATCATCTAAGATCGCATTTTCTTCCAATCATGGACTCACTCTTCTGCAAAACCCATGGTGCACCTAAGCCAACACCAGTCATACTCCTTGGTACTTCGGTTCAACACCAGTCAAACTCCTTGGTACTTCGGTCTACTATTAAGAAGAGAATTTTTATCGTTCCAACTCCGAAAAGAACCCATTTGCCTATGAGCAATCCAGTCTCGTAACCAGAAGGTTTGATACCATTTGTTAGTGAGAAACCTCGAGAGAGCCTATCAAAGAGTCCAATATATAAGTTAGGAATCCAACTCTGATCTAAAAATTAAGCTATTAGGTTTTGgatccttacttatatattaaCTGCTCTTTCTCTATCTCTCTGATAAATGTGAGATATAATCCTTTACTCATGaatctaataatatattttagggactaaattgttCTATTTTGACATTTAAAGATCAAGTAAAACTTCAGGTATAATTAAAGGgtataaaatgaaattaactcaccaaaaaataaaaaagagggTTGACATGGCTGCAGGAGTCATTTAGCGTTAACACTATTGGTAACCATACTCACATTAGCAATGACAATGATGTTTTAGAAAATAGAACATTAGGGAATTATCCACCTAAATAATCGTGCCTAATATGCAGTCTTCATCTTCTTGTCATTGTATTGTACCTTGAATCatggtagtttttttttttttttttccgaaacgaTATATGGTTGTATTCCTTTTCAAAAGATACACAAGTATGAGCAAAGGCTCGATGAAACTATACAAGCGGTCATTTAACCACTAAGGAAACATAAATTCCTCATCAAAAGTAATGCCTAAAGTATAAGAACTAAGCTTGGAGCTTAGATGATAGTTATCATTTTGAACTAGACAAAAGGAGCACATATGAAACAAAAGTCTAAGTTGAACAATATCCTCCACCACAGTTGCTAATCTGATATCCCGTGCTTGTTTGGATTGAATAAGGTTAAGCAGCTGCTGATTCTGCACTTGGAATTGGACCACCCTGTATTGCATTTCAGCAACTTTACACATTGCCAATTTCAGCAACCTGGATTGAATCATGGTAGTTACTTTCTACAATTTTACTTCAATTGTGTTTCGATAGtagattatttaaaataaatttttgaaagaaatattgttacaattttttaatataatagATGAAgggtaaaaagataattgaaaaatgtattgatGATACAAGCAAAcgaaaaattaacaaataaattacaatctAAACAAAGAAGAGGCCTGAAAGTGCCTCTGTTTTGTCATCTTAGAATAAGCTTTTTGTttactttaaaatgttaaaACAAGATTTCCAGCCCATAACATCTGCATTTTgtatgattgaaaaaaaaaaaagacctagGGGCAATGGTGAAAATGTCGTAGCCTTAACCCTCAAAAAGAATTGATATTCGTACTTCTAATTTAGTTTCTTGCACTCTAATCCACTCActaaatataaataatatatcttcaaaaaatatgagagGCTAATTTAGGAGCGTAAATATCACTTCCTCTTAACATATTATAAAACTGATATTCACAATACATCCAGTTTTATTCACATTCACGCGCAGCATACACACGCTACAAAGACAGATGCGGAAGTTCAAGAGCCAAACAAAAGTCTCATCTCAGAAAGTTCTTTTGGGAATGGCGCTTTGTCATTAGTTATTGTGGGGCCTTTGTATTAAGCACGACTGCCCAtgacatttaaaaaaataaataaataatttcaaccCATTGTACCTTATCAGCGCGACGGACATAGaaagaaaaagtcaaaacaCCCCGTGCCAGGGCTATTGTTAATATTTTGCGGAATTAGTCCATCCCATTAAGgtttaagaaaaaaagaaaagaaaagaaaagaagaagaaaaacatttATCCTGTTACACCCACtaagggtgcatttgataaaattgaaaattaaattcattaaattattaaatctaatatatttgaatgcatattacattcagtgataagaaaatagcttatcacttaattttaagAGCaagttttatttaaaaaattcagcatcacttaattaattcagacgttcaattttttgttatcaatgatctgaatatgttaaaatcTGATTCCATTAACTTTAAGTACTACATTAAATTATCAAACAGGGTCTAAGACACCTTCTCACGCTCCCATCAAAATAGCAAACTTGTAAAGGGTTAATTTTTTTGCTTTAACAGGTCCAAATTTTATGAAATTACGAAGTGAGAGTTTTCTTTGATCAAACAGTTTTCTTTGAACAGACTTAAGTAGGCTGTAGTTTTATGATCCTTGATACAAGAGTCCAAAACGAAATAATTGAACTTATTAAAATTTGGTATCTTTCTAGAAAGATACGACTTTGGCCTTCAACAAAATTTTGAGTGCTGACTAAATATGTAGATACACCATCTAGTCTCTAATGGATATCGTGGTTGGTTGGAAATATTGTCATATTGTTACCTGCCTTTGTGGAGTAGAACctacaattcaatatcaatttgTACAGATATTATCATATTAATAGAGAAAAGATATCAAAATCATAAGTTGTTTAAGCTTATCTAAAGGCCATGACAGACTTTTCAACGCCATGACGCATAGAATTTTATTTTGCTCCTCCGAATTTGTACCCATATTCCCATTTTATATAAACTTCAAATTTAGACACTTTACATCTAAATTTTATGTATTTGTTCCATTGAGGACCGTATATATAAAGTACACTTTAACCACTATTAAGTGATAATGTATTTACCATCATCTTTTAATCTCGATCAATCATTCAAAAAATGTGTAAATGTGCTCAATCCTCTATTTTAGTTAGTTTTTATTAACATTATTATTGATTGGAATTAACTGGTACAATCTAAAACATTAGAGTGCAAAGTgttcaaaattgaaattgaCAATGCAAGTTGATGGACCCAAATTAATAATCAATCACAAACCCACAGAAAATTATTCAAGGTAAACGATCAAAGAGGCAAAGGAATTTTTCTATTGATCAAGCGAGACTCTAGTTACACACAATGAAAAGTACGACGGAGATTcctatacatatataaaaagGAGTTGGTATTTGACTGTTGGTTGttttttatttgactttttagGGGTAATTTAGGTAACATGTCGGCATAGTACAACTAATCCAGCTTCAAGCGCAAGCAAGCTATGCTTATTGCTATGTGAGTTGACAAGCATACCCTTGATGGGATGATGATTACATTCTCAAATTCTGCTTATGTTGCAGTAGTGACAGCTTTACCCTTTTAACCATCGTTAGATTTGCAATTAAGACAGAGAGGTAGTTGGGTGAACTTGGAACTATTGCAAATGCTGAGTAAAGCAATTGAACTTGTGCAAAGAGTGGGACTAATTAAATTCAGTAACTGAAGCATCATTaagactatatgaatgcatcaAGATGATGATTAATTGACTACTCCACAGTGGAGGTGTAACTGCAGATGTTTTCCTCTCTTGAACTTCTACATGTGCAATTGAATTCATACAAATAGTGGGATGATTAGAATGAGCAATTATGGCATCTTTAAAACTGGAGTAATGCATGAGAGACGAGAAATCTCTTGGAAAGCATCTTTGAAGTGTAACTGCAAAACTTTTCCCTTCTATAGCATTTGTTAAGCAGATTTTTGAGGTAGCTGTAATAGTGGGGGTTGTTAATACAAAACATCATTGGTTATGTTTCATACCATAGGttgttcctctttttctttcctttccttgtgGTTTCCATTTCAACCCTTCGTGAAGGTATGCTTATTTTGCTACCCTCCTCCTCTTATGTTCCTTGATTAGATTTGTTAAAGTTTGTCTTTTGATATTTAAGTTCTTTGATTCAAAAATCTAATGTTCTTTTTTCCATATTAGCATTGTTATATATGTATGATAAGATATCAATGCGTTatatctttgttttttttttttttttggaatctaCTTTTGTTTAATTGTTCCAGTCTTAGTGGAAGTAGGTTTAACTAATCATTGGATCCTAATGATCCCATTATTAAGGTTTGCTTTTCATATCCTCATATACTTATGATCTGTTAAATAGTCTAAATTTATATACAATTCTGATCTCCTTTTCATGTCTTACTCCAATCAGTTGTGGGATGATCAAGCCAAAAGTTGTCTCCGAATGCTTGAAGACCATAGTATTTGAGCCATGTGTTTTCATCCTAAATTTCCTATTATAATCATTGGTTTAGTTACAACCAACAGTCAAACACCAAcccctttatatatatatatatatatatagaatacATTTGAGAACTCAACTTATTATTTTGCACCTTGTGAGAGTGTCAATgcaattgtttccaaagtttcaTTTCATTCCAAAATAATTTGATTCAAGGGCTTTGTTTGGTATTATTATTACAATGCCAATGAGATATCATCACTTTAGTAACCTTGAtctcctctatttttttttcggCACTATGTTCcctaatttttaagaaaacaatGTTTTTGATTCTGTACAAAATCATGCTTTATTTCACGGTAAATTTACCAATTAAAACACTCACTTGTTATGAATGATGAGTTCTATATATTTGGAAATCTAAATTTAGAGTATTATACATTGACAATTCTCTATTACTTTATTCCATATTCTTTTAGCTTAATATTGCAAATTGTTGATTGCTACTCTAATTACTTATTCACAACACAGGTATCACGGTTTGCGTGGGACTCTCTCCTAGTACTACTTACAAAAAGCCAAAACACAAATAGAAACGCTACTGACTTGTACTGCTTCAACTTATGTCTTGTGGCTCTCAGccctcacacacacacacacacacacacacacacacacacacacatatataatgGCGTGACTACTACTAGTACTAGTACAACTTCGAATTGAACTCTACGCCGCCCCACCATATTAAACCAAACAAAATACCTAATACTAGGAACCAATTGCACTAACTTAATTTAATAATTTCCTGCACAAGTTCGGGAATGCAAAGTGAAATTAGTCCTGTTAATGAAGGTAATATGATTTAGTGCTTTACTACATAATTCATtatgatttaaaattttatacataattctctcataatttggattaaagtatcaCTGTTAGTTTGTCTATGAAAATTAACGGTCAATATAAAAATATCGAAGTCATACCAATAACTTCACAAATTCATCCTTtcactacctttttttttttttttgtttttccctttcctttttctttctttttcctttggaaAAAGAGTAGATGGTTTACAAAACTGTGCTTTGGcttattaaattttaataaatattatTTTCTGCGAATACAAAttagaagaaaggaaaatttaaaatataaataagaaGTAGAAAATACCAAAACTTTAATAGTTTCAAATATCATTATAGGTTTCTAGGCCAAATCTTTGATggtgttttttattttgtatttatcttttttttatctccttttttttgtatttggaagtaataaaagaataaatttattaatttattagttTAACTTTAACTTCTTAATATTAACTGTtagttttaataaaaaaaaactaagtatGACACTTTTACTCAAATCATGAGAAACTTATGTATAATTTTTAAGTTATAGAAAGATTATGAGGTAAAACTCCTACAAGAGGGGTAAAAGATAATTTATCCAATTCATAAATAAAAAACTTGGGTAAGTCCGGAGTACGGGTGGCCTCTGTAGAACTCACGGGTGGCCAGAAGGCCCAGAGCTCACCACATCCTCATGGAATATTAAATATAAGAACTCCAAATTCCCCTCCTTATTTTCTCAAGTATGGTTAACTTCTTCCGCTGGTTTCCCCGGTACTCTTTAGTCCGCCGCTTCCCCCCAATGCGCTACCGTAGCATTCCTCTTCATATCCTGCAATGGCAAGAAGGATAATGCCCCAGCTCTACTCTCAAAAGCAGCAAAGGCTGGTAgcgggaagaagaagaagaaatggagcaagGTAAAGCAAAAAGGAGAACTTGATGCTCATCACTTGTTCCGTTCTTTCCG containing:
- the LOC113724257 gene encoding uncharacterized protein, whose protein sequence is MERFNEHIGAVNSCHNDARIQFESFQDQRHSVSNVLRSCGHEIDIAYRTRLTAALDVTRFLLKQGLAFRGNDESTSSSNRGNFLELFEWYSQRNTEIFEVVNQNAPANNQLTSPMIQKDLAHACASEITSAIINDIGDNYFSLIVDESRDSSVKEQMGVVLRYVNKEGRVIERFLAIVHVSDTTSLCLKDAIDSLFAQHGLPLSKLRGQGYDGASNMRVNSLSMSL